One Triticum dicoccoides isolate Atlit2015 ecotype Zavitan chromosome 5B, WEW_v2.0, whole genome shotgun sequence genomic window carries:
- the LOC119311009 gene encoding MADS-box transcription factor 8-like, producing the protein MGRGRVELKRIENKINRQVTFAKRRNGLLKKAYELSVLCDAEVALIIFSNRGKLYEFCSGQSMPKTLERYQKCSYGGPDTAVQNKENELVQSSRNEYLKLKARVENLQRTQRNLLGEDLGSLGIKDLEQLEKQLDSSLRHIRSIRTQHMLDQLTDLQRKEQMLCEANRCLRRKLEESSQQMQGQMWEQHAANLLGYDQLRQSPHQQQATHHGGNGFFHPLDPTTEPTLQIGYTQEQINNACVAASFMPTWLP; encoded by the exons ATGGGGCGTGGCCGGGTCGAGCTCAAGCGGATCGAGAACAAGATCAACCGACAGGTCACCTTCGCCAAGCGCCGCAACGGCCTGCTCAAGAAGGCCTACGAGCTCTCCGTCCTCTGCGATGCCGAGGTCGCGCTCATCATCTTCTCCAACCGCGGCAAGCTCTACGAGTTCTGCAGCGGCCAGAG CATGCCCAAAACACTTGAGAGATACCAGAAATGCAGTTATGGTGGGCCAGATACAGCAGTACAAAATAAGGAGAATGAG TTAGTGCAGAGCAGTCGAAATGAGTACCTCAAACTGAAAGCACGAGTGGAGAATTTGCAGAGAACCCAACG AAATTTGCTTGGTGAAGATCTCGggtcactcggcatcaaagatctggAGCAGCTCGAAAAGCAACTTGATTCATCCTTAAGGCACATAAGATCCATAAGG ACACAGCATATGCTTGACCAGCTCACTGATCTCCAAAGGAAG GAACAAATGCTGTGTGAAGCAAATAGGTGCCTTCGAAGAAAA CTGGAGGAGAGCAGCCAGCAGATGCAGGGCCAAATGTGGGAGCAGCACGCCGCCAACTTGCTCGGCTACGACCAACTGCGACAGTccccgcatcagcagcaggccacACACCACGGCGGCAACGGCTTCTTTCACCCCCTGGACCCTACCACTGAGCCCACACTTCAGATAGG GTATACTCAGGAGCAGATAAACAACGCATGCGTGGCGGCGTCGTTCATGCCGACATGGCTGCCCTGA